A genomic segment from Nematostella vectensis chromosome 6, jaNemVect1.1, whole genome shotgun sequence encodes:
- the LOC5521510 gene encoding serine-rich adhesin for platelets isoform X1: protein MADNRHNTAIFCVFVWIMIQSVQAASSNDSSTFVNSTIATSIDGSISPSSTTDTLSSTKDSNATASQSLSLQASLSSNTNTVISFLTEYLSPSVVNQTVQTASSTNTIVASSPAQEDLSTVNINLNLSKTLNGSVSTSNTSSVLLKISSTSSSVQLTSTTSNGSVSSSTPGLSHSPGISSTPALSSPSTPSGLGSRNSSTSVLPSSNQTVVQTSVDGKFSEKATETASLSVFVQSNSSTVSSTKSAEVSVNLSTSLEVQSRTKNATGTTSSLQATASTSVGVEGVQTVSPSTVSSSLFATVGQEASTIDEVHASSNASTSIHPLMPSSIGANVSSAVLYESINVSTTYNIPLSSSKYITLSPSTHEVITSQVQNQTKTSSPSTNGVLNSQVQNQTQTELLPSPSSIKSTSYPTVSGTMLFNATVGIEATATSNILSSSLSPVSLSPSSSSPTNKSDSRISGSSTSPASSPSPTPAFTTSTQAMVSSVAVSETATSSQIDKLIVTSSSYLCYITYVVEQTYIPVATANATTITTTVDLGIVSSIPTSMLTISATAPQETVTQTSAKSQSVIEVTTVISSSTDYGSIITPSPSSEGPKTEDSTFATETPRNITVSETLLMELTPIASVSPTNSYSGNKSATISEKLSVSTSEIIANGTTSAVFPSVSTSNVNEMINSTKAIAPPSASVGNTTGALSSTMTAPSSTTGNEFIPEVKTTVPVNYTSSSITQTASVNLVLPTASVNITSASNVTTSETVKENTTTQVLAISSNAEVSKSFTEVSVSSNTTTSASVQKTLTTSASTSLAVAQPHTSLATSSNSQALKTETLNSSSASPAVSTASASSSQLVASNSSSSQASPATSTNQTSATFISLSTSITDQTSSSLVAESGQTSSSLVAESGQTSSSLVAEPGQTSSSLVAESGQTSSSLVAESGQTSSSLVAESGQTSSSLVSESGQTSSSLVAESGQTSSRLVAEFGQTSSSLVVESGQTSSSLVAESGQTSSSFVAEPKAVSVLATTVTQTSASATSTIILVPSPSQTHSRNDTFSATQTLASVSGYDSNAATVTNNQVMSSEPTETPTSSVHQARRRRRDIEGVQSNVSSDAISSSENLSELPSVVAQSTVNVDVLLDNNVSTESVSGSSSVIASQSNQSFSASKVSQGTSVGVSSGSAVNTTSTQELSTATTTTLQSASSPSGNLPSQEHSLATTTTLQPAFSPSGNLSSQEHSLATTTTLQSASSPSGNLSSQEHSLATTTTLQSASSPSGNLSSQEHSLATTTTLQSASSSSSSLSSQEHSVATTTTLQSASSSSSSLSSQEHSVATTTSFSLIQEGVSPSGNLSASSSSPSTSVSDAAVSSYLSSKPATDASSSAYDSSISSTESPNETSTVRANQTTVLSNVSATQASHTTSATPFLSLEASPVSVSMVASSTDTLSVSSFINSASNGSVSYNHTVATPLSPTSQLIQYSTPVTETPRLTSVVLSKENQSSTTVIQTVSIASQTSSYHEFANLTATQTQGEKQTLSLNETIQILPSPITVGTTAVESVIVSESITRPSPGDTSYQPVAEASTASTYVSQITTTLPITTSTSEALVHPSISEWSTHLYTPSTPTTTTPGLSSSGDKMISSHYVTSTASYSSVSPVPKNPLITISSLGICFVVYTTRMVPAVTTFIPTPTSVLTASINVTRQSSSVAQSAVVNTTSPSSSSVIMTSSTAVKNATVTSVNSTVFSSATSTVGTSQAMTHTVVANASLTSTIPENSTVIVIGSTTATTVSPSASVQPSVTPASTKSVSLTATPATTTSEVLEPSPSLTLSSSEAASSTLPPTSLPVAQSSTSTSTVKTAAVTPSSSTQVVAPTSTIQPPVSESLLSMGLTVPLSTNVNSEAFQKQVSKGLEELFSVAESRRRRKRAVAGTQVTITDAQRQSAQSEDVDVLFYVDSNGQNVTAASASATYNQFSATLVSKKIGYPVTRMPSPVYVPTQPPSVGLVSMIFESNARNLTFTANKLALENRLAAYYKDKKSLSPATVTATISKVVVEVSGNYYIEFSIKVNGQVQDGSVVVAAFNQVDIVVLTALLREPVAVPPYTSSTLKATKTDHVKSRISGPGITSGGNVSDPNFLATLQDKLATVYKAGKATYNKRKRRAIGSISAKIENVTLVGGSQQGDVIFFIFDSGKVVNATYASATFNRLSLNEMALMMTPYAIITPPVPAYPAVVTESPPVPVTQPEVKYWIIGAVLGPLLLLIIIILLLWWKCRCGPPPPKQPPGKMIEEQRKMHEPTHGFDVARYAEGKDAMKSTALTATASEIPSEDREDKRASREMSLRRKVLKKPMRNAPKENRVNPAYEESEEEEEDDQDTVADSRERIIKAQPGPGVRGKRTEERPLHRSTPARPARGIIEDDEEEEESEGESEAESEATTRTDNTRYSAAQVPAVAVMGGASGAPRYPPVRFRSSVHPAQSLPPIDNKNTSLVAAKIDPSEDEERVPRKRQSKATQRELKQKADIERLRNKQRLREQRKAKSHSPEDKRTWTRTQQSLDDVLDPRDPFAKNQRRKGRKSRKVGSIPADDEGIELKSYKPINREEDKETEDSGEASDAESDISMEETRRRMHSLLEDAFSLLEPYKKNQQRLEEPRQYAQDPRQYPPDPRTGSLIRHPAPPRYAGMRPALPEPAPAHGRASEPTPRQRRRLESSGQFPQTMPRTPMGGYPGGYPFRPPMRMPPPLLTSEPVVVWDPYEKQRYLQQQLQQPTYSYTDPHGQSVFITPVQQQPDNYGDVVWSPYRAEDTMADLYPDLAKSNYPGALGSSPTKDPFGNIAPRSRDTVIDVNSNDPRANTLGASPQPLIRSIKDELMRLSAGGARKTPITEL from the exons ATGGCGGACAATCGCCACAATACGGCGATATTTTGCGTGTTCGTTTGGATTATGATACAAAGTGTGCAAGCTGCAAGTTCGAATGATTCATCAACGTTCGTCAACTCAACCATAGCTACATCGATCGATGGTTCTATCTCGCCTTCAAGTACAACAG atACTTTATCATCTACAAAAGACTCAAATGCTACTGCTAGTCAGTCATTGTCCCTACAAGCAAGTTTGTCATCAAATACAAACACTGTCATAAGTTTCCTAACAGAATATTTATCACCAAGTGTTGTCAATCAAACAGTGCAAACAGCATCTTCAACAAATACCATTGTTGCAAGCTCTCCTGCCCAGGAAGATTTATCAACAGTGAATATAAACTTGAACTTATCCAAGACCTTAAATGGGTCAGTTAGTACCAGTAACACTTCCAGTGTTTTATTGAAGATATCAAGCACTAGTTCATCAGTGCAACTGACCTCTACAACATCAAATGGTTCTGTATCAAGTTCCACTCCTGGTCTTTCACATAGTCCAGGTATCTCATCAACCCCTGCTCTGTCATCCCCTTCTACACCTTCTGGCCTTGGCTCAAGAAACTCATCAACTTCTGTACTTCCATCATCAAACCAAACTGTAGTTCAGACTTCTGTTGATGGGAAATTCTCAGAGAAAGCTACTGAAACTGCTTCTTTGTCAGTGTTTGTACAATCCAACAGTTCTACAGTCTCAAGTACCAAGAGTGCTGAAGTCTCTGTCAATCTGTCTACTTCACTTGAAGTACAATCTCGGACCAAAAATGCAACTGGAACGACTTCATCTTTGCAAGCTACTGCATCCACATCTGTGGGTGTTGAAGGAGTCCAAACTGTTTCACCAAGTACTGTTTCCTCTTCCCTATTTGCGACTGTTGGTCAAGAAGCATCAACAATTGATGAGGTACATGCAAGCAGCAATGCTTCAACCTCGATTCACCCATTGATGCCTTCCTCTATTGGTGCAAATGTATCATCAGCAGTATTGTATGAGAGTATTAATGTCTCAACTACATACAATATACCACTATCTTCTTCCAAATACATCACTTTATCTCCATCCACCCATGAGGTGATAACTTCTCAAGTGCAAAATCAGACCAAGACTTCATCTCCATCAACTAATGGGGTACTGAATTCTCAAGTGCAAAATCAGACCCAAACTGAATtgctaccatcaccatcatcaatcaAGTCCACTAGTTACCCTACTGTCAGTGGAACCATGTTGTTTAATGCTACAGTTGGGATAGAAGCCACAGCTACCTCAAATATTCTGTCATCGAGTCTCTCTCCAGTCTCTCTATCTCCAAGTAGCTCAAGTCCCACAAATAAATCAGACAGCAGAATATCAGGCTCTTCAACCAGCCCTGCATCTTCTCCTTCACCTACCCCTGCTTTTACCACCTCAACGCAGGCAATGGTATCATCAGTGGCAGTTTCTGAAACTGCTACTAGCTCACAGATCGACAAACTCATTGTGACATCTTCTTCCTATTTGTGCTACATAACCTATGTCGTGGAACAAACCTACATTCCTGTAGCCACGGCAAATgcgacaacaataacaacaacagtgGACTTAGGAATAGTGAGCAGCATTCCCACATCAATGCTAACAATCTCAGCAACAGCACCACAAGAAACGGTGACCCAAACATCAGCAAAAAGTCAGAGTGTGATTGAGGTAACCACAGTTATCAGCTCAAGCACTGACTATGGATCGATCATCACTCCAAGCCCAAGCTCTGAGGGTCCCAAGACCGAAGACTCAACCTTTGCAACAGAGACTCCAAGGAATATTACCGTATCAGAAACTTTGCTTATGGAATTGACCCCTATTGCCAGTGTATCCCCTACAAACTCATACTCTGGAAATAAGTCAGCTACTATTTCGGAAAAGTTATCAGTTTCTACAAGTGAGATAATAGCTAATGGAACCACAAGTGCGGTTTTCCCTTCTGTTTCTACATCAAACGTAAACGAGATGATAAACAGCACGAAAGCAATAGCACCGCCTTCTGCTTCTGTTGGAAACACAACTGGCGCGTTGTCATCGACCATGACTGCACCAAGTTCGACTACTGGAAACGAGTTTATACCAGAGGTCAAGACTACTGTCCCAGTAAACTACACGTCTTCATCTATAACACAGACGGCTTCTGTGAATTTAGTGCTGCCCACTGCATCAGTTAATATCACATCTGCATCAAATGTAACAACTTCTGAAACGGTTAAAGAAAACACTACAACACAAGTCCTTGCAATTTCCTCTAATGCAGAAGTGTCTAAATCTTTTACAGAAGTCTCGGTGTCTTCAAACACCACCACATCTGCTAGCGTTCAGAAAACACTCACGACTTCAGCAAGCACGTCTTTAGCTGTGGCTCAGCCTCATACGTCACTTGCTACAAGTTCCAACTCGCAGGCTTTGAAAACGGAAACTTTGAATTCAAGTTCTGCTTCTCCTGCAGTATCGACAGCATCAGCATCTTCATCTCAACTTGTTGCATCAAACTCAAGCAGCAGCCAAGCCTCACCGGCTACCTCTACCAATCAGACATCAGCAACTTTCATCAGCCTGTCAACAAGCATCACTGATCAAACCTCGTCAAGCCTTGTGGCTGAATCTGGTCAAACCTCGTCAAGCCTTGTGGCTGAATCTGGTCAAACCTCGTCAAGCCTTGTGGCTGAACCTGGTCAAACCTCGTCAAGCCTTGTGGCTGAATCTGGTCAAACCTCGTCAAGCCTTGTGGCTGAATCTGGTCAAACCTCGTCAAGCCTTGTGGCTGAATCTGGTCAAACCTCGTCAAGCCTTGTGTCTGAATCTGGTCAAACCTCGTCAAGCCTTGTGGCTGAATCTGGTCAAACATCGTCAAGGCTTGTGGCTGAATTTGGTCAAACCTCGTCAAGCCTTGTGGTCGAATCTGGTCAAACCTCGTCAAGCCTTGTGGCTGAATCTGGTCAAACCTCGTCAAGCTTTGTAGCAGAACCTAAGGCAGTATCAGTATTAGCAACTACAGTTACTCAAACATCAGCCTCAGCCACTAGTACTATTATTCTGGTCCCATCTCCATCGCAAACACACTCAAGAAATGATACCTTTTCAGCAACACAAACTTTGGCATCAGTATCTGGTTATGACAGCAATGCAGCTACCGTGACCAATAATCAGGTGATGAGTAGCGAGCCCACTGAGACGCCGACAAGTAGCGTACACCAAGCAAGAAGAAGGCGACGAGACATTGAAGGGGTCCAGAGCAATGTTAGCAGTGATGCTATAAGTTCTTCTGAAAATTTATCTGAACTCCCATCAGTTGTTGCTCAGTCAACTGTCAACGTAGACGTTTTGTTGGACAATAACGTAAGCACAGAATCGGTTAGTGGTTCATCCAGTGTTATTGCCAGCCAATCAAACCAAAGTTTCTCAGCATCTAAAGTATCTCAGGGGACTTCGGTTGGTGTGTCTAGTGGATCTGCAGTGAACACAACATCCACCCAAGAACTGAGCACGGCTACCACTACCACCTTGCAGTCGGCATCTTCACCTAGTGGCAATTTACCCAGTCAGGAACACAGCTTAGCCACAACCACCACTTTGCAGCCGGCATTTTCACCTAGTGGCAATTTATCCAGTCAGGAACACAGCTTAGCCACAACCACCACTTTGCAGTCGGCATCTTCACCTAGTGGCAATTTATCCAGTCAGGAACACAGCTTAGCCACAACCACCACTTTGCAGTCGGCATCTTCACCTAGTGGCAATTTATCCAGTCAGGAACACAGCTTAGCCACAACCACCACTTTGCAGTCGGCATCTTCATCTAGTAGCAGTTTATCCAGTCAGGAACACAGCGTAGCCACAACCACCACTTTGCAGTCGGCATCTTCATCTAGTAGCAGTTTATCCAGTCAGGAACACAGCGTAGCCACAACAACATCTTTCTCTCTTATCCAAGAGGGTGTTTCACCCAGTGGCAATTTATCAGCGtcctcatcatcaccatcaacatcagtATCAGACGCTGCTGTATCATCCTATTTGTCGTCTAAACCTGCGACTGACGCATCTTCATCTGCATATGACTCCTCGATTTCATCAACAGAATCTCCAAACGAAACGTCGACTGTTAGAGCCAATCAGACCACAGTGTTGTCAAACGTCAGTGCAACACAGGCTTCACATACGACAAGCGCTACACCCTTTCTTAGTCTGGAAGCAAGCCCAGTATCTGTTAGTATGGTGGCTAGCTCTACTGACACACTTTCAGTGTCATCTTTTATCAACTCGGCAAGTAATGGCTCCGTCAGCTACAACCACACAGTGGCCACACCTCTGTCACCGACCTCCCAGTTAATACAGTATTCGACTCCTGTAACTGAAACTCCCAGGCTTACATCGGTTGTGCTATCAAAGGAAAATCAGTCCAGTACTACAGTGATACAGACTGTTTCGATTGCCAGTCAAACAAGTTCCTACCACGAATTCGCCAACTTAACGGCAACTCAAACTCAAGGAGAGAAGCAGACTTTATCACTTAATGAAACTATTCAAATTTTACCATCACCGATTACCGTTGGTACCACTGCTGTTGAATCTGTCATTGTCAGTGAATCTATCACCAGGCCGTCACCAGGAGACACCTCCTACCAGCCTGTAGCTGAGGCATCCACAGCTTCGACGTACGTATCACAAATAACTACGACATTGCCAATTACAACAAGCACTAGCGAAGCTTTAGTTCATCCTTCTATTAGCGAGTGGTCCACTCATCTCTACACTCCATCCACTCCGACCACGACAACGCCTGGACTCTCCAGTTCTGGAGACAAGATGATCAGCTCCCACTATGTAACCTCTACAGCAAGCTATAGCTCTGTGTCACCTGTGCCAAAGAACCCTCTTATCACGATATCGAGTCTTGGAATATGCTTTGTGGTTTACACAACGAGAATGGTACCTGCAGTAACAACATTCATTCCAACACCGACTTCCGTGCTTACAGCTTCGATTAATGTTACAAGGCAATCGAGTTCCGTGGCTCAGTCAGCCGTTGTCAACACAACATCCCCGTCAAGTTCTTCAGTTATTATGACATCATCAACAGCTGTAAAGAATGCAACCGTCACATCTGTGAATTCCACAGTGTTTTCCTCGGCCACATCGACTGTCGGTACTTCACAAGCTATGACACATACAGTAGTTGCTAATGCGTCTTTGACCTCTACCATCCCCGAAAACTCtactgttattgttattggctcaacaacagcaacaactgTTAGCCCTTCAGCAAGTGTGCAGCCTTCTGTGACCCCAGCTTCTACAAAGAGCGTGAGCCTAACTGCAACCCCTGCCACCACTACTTCCGAAGTTCTTGAGCCATCGCCAAGTCTTACACTATCTTCAAGTGAAGCAGCCTCCAGCACCTTGCCTCCAACAAGTCTGCCGGTAGCTCAGAgttcaacatcaacatcaacagtCAAAACTGCGGCAGTAACACCATCAAGCTCAACTCAAGTTGTCGCCCCCACATCGACCATTCAGCCGCCAGTATCTGAGTCGCTGCTAAGTATGGGTCTAACTGTTCCACTTAGTACTAATGTCAATTCAGAGGCGTTCCAGAAACAAGTATCGAAGGGATTGGAAGAGTTGTTTAGCGTGGCAGAATCAAGGAGACGAAGAAAGCGAGCAGTGGCCGGGACGCAAGTCACG ATCACGGACGCCCAGCGACAAAGCGCCCAGAGTGAAGATGTGGATGTTTTGTTCTACGTAGATTCCAACGGGCAGAACGTCACTGCTGCATCGGCTTCTGCTACATACAATCAGTTCTCTGCTACCTTGGTCAGCAAGAAGATCGGCTACCCG GTGACAAGAATGCCGAGTCCTGTTTATGTACCAACCCAACCCCCCTCAGTAGGCCTCGTGTCCATGATCTTTGAGAGCAACGCCCGAAACTTGACCTTTACCGCGAACAAGCTTGCGTTGGAAAACAGACTGGCAGCGTACTACAAGGATAAGAAGAGCCTTTCACCTGCTACTGTCACTGCTACG ATCTCAAAGGTCGTGGTAGAAGTGAGCGGTAACTATTACATTGAGTTCTCCATCAAGGTTAATGGTCAGGTCCAGGACGGTAGCGTGGTGGTGGCGGCTTTTAACCAAGTAGACATAGTCGTACTCACAGCATTGCTTCGCGAGCCG GTTGCCGTGCCTCCCTACACATCCAGCACCCTAAAAGCCACCAAGACCGACCACGTGAAATCCCGTATATCCGGCCCTGGTATTACTTCCGGTGGTAATGTCAGTGATCCGAACTTCCTCGCGACTCTTCAGGATAAGTTAGCGACGGTGTACAAGGCCGGTAAAGCGACCTACAACAAAAGAAAGAGACGTGCCATTGGTAGCATAAGTGCTAAG ATTGAGAATGTGACCCTTGTAGGCGGTTCGCAGCAAGGTGATGTTATCTTCTTCATCTTTGATTCCGGTAAAGTGGTCAATGCCACGTACGCCAGTGCGACATTCAACCGGCTCTCCCTCAACGAGATGGCACTGATGATGACACCATATGCG ATAATCACTCCTCCCGTCCCGGCATACCCCGCGGTTGTGACAGAGAGTCCTCCGGTGCCTGTGACGCAACCGGAAGTGAAGTACTGGATCATCGGGGCGGTCCTGGGCCCCCTCCTGCTGctcattatcattatcttaCTGTTGTGGTGGAAGTGCCGCTGCGGACCGCCGCCACCAAAGCAACCTCCTGGGAAGATGATAGAGGAGCAGCGTAAAATG CATGAGCCTACGCATGGTTTCGACGTTGCTCGCTACGCTGAGGGGAAAGACGCCATGAAATCTACGGCACTAACGGCAACCGCCTCAGAGATCCCGAGCGAGGATCGCGAGGACAAACGAGCCTCCAGGGAGATGTCACTGAGACGAAAAGTGTTGAAAAAGCCAATGAGAAATGCGCCGAAAGAAAACAG GGTAAATCCGGCGTACGAGGAGAGcgaggaggaagaggaggatgACCAGGACACAGTGGCAGACAGTCGAGAACGCATCATCAAGGCGCAACCAGGTCCAGGGGTCCGCGGCAAGCGGACAGAGGAGCGACCCCTGCACCGCAGCACCCCGGCTAGACCCGCCCGCGGCATTATTGAAGACGacgaggaggaagaggagagTGAAGGGGAGTCCGAGGCAGAAAGCGAGGCGACCACACGGACGGATAACACGCGATACTCCGCAGCTCAGGTGCCCGCGGTCGCTGTCATGGGTGGAGCCAGCGGTGCACCACGATACCCACCAGTGCGATTTAGATCTTCAGTACACCCGGCCCAGTCTCTCCCGCCGATTGATAACAAGAACACTTCGCTTGTGGCCGCCAAAATAGAC CCTTCAGAAGACGAGGAGAGAGTTCCACGTAAGAGACAAAGCAAGGCGACGCAACGAGAACTCAAGCAAAAG GCGGACATTGAACGACTTCGCAACAAACAACGCCTGCGCGAACAACGTAAAGCCAAGTCTCACTCGCCCGAAGACAAAAGGACCTGGACACGAACCCAGCAGAGCCTTGATGACGTGCTTGACCCCAGGGATCCTTTCGCAAA AAATCAACGCAGGAAAGGTAGAAAATCTCGGAAGGTCGGTAGCATACCTGCAGATGACGAGGGCATTGAGCTGAAGAGCTACAAGCCGATCAACAGAGAG GAGGATAAAGAAACAGAAGACAGCGGTGAAGCATCAGATGCCGAGTCAGACATCAGCATGGAGGAAACGAGACGCCGCATGCACTCGCTACTCGAAGACGCATTCAGCCTCCTAGAACCCTATAAGAAGAACCAGCAACGGCTGGAGGAACCCCGTCAGTACGCCCAAGATCCTCGACAGTACCCCCCTGACCCACGAACAGGTTCCCTTATCCGTCATCCTGCACCCCCTCGGTACGCAGGAATGCGTCCCGCCCTCCCTGAGCCAGCTCCCGCCCACGGCCGAGCATCCGAACCGACACCGAGGCAACGACGGAGACTGGAAAGCTCTGGACAGTTTCCTCAGACCATGCCGCGTACTCCCATGGGTGGGTACCCTGGGGGATACCCTTTCCGACCGCCTATGCGGATGCCGCCGCCGCTACTGACGAGTGAACCCGTGGTAGTGTGGGATCCTTACGAGAAGCAGCGGTATCTTCAGCAGCAGCTACAGCAGCCGACGTACTCGTACACAGACCCTCACGGCCAGAGCGTGTTCATCACGCCCGTACAGCAACAGCCCGATAACTAC GGTGATGTCGTTTGGAGTCCATACAGAGCAGAGGATACGATGGCTGACCTTTATCCAGATCTTGCGAAG TCAAATTACCCAGGAGCCTTAGGAAGCTCACCTACGAAAGACCCATTCGGAAATATCGCACCTAGGTCGCGTGATACGGTCATCGATGTCAATTCCAATGATCCGCGAGCCAACACCCTGGGGGCATCCCCACAGCCTCTCATTCGCTCGATCAAGGACGAGTTGATGAGATTGTCAGCGGGAGGCGCACGCAAAACGCCTATTACAGAACTATAG